In Providencia hangzhouensis, the DNA window GATATGGAATCATTAGTTTCGGTTGAATCTGTATCTGGTTTGAAAGCTGTGACAACGGATTGGTTTGATAGAACAAATCCACCTGCCGCACTTAATTTCCCTAAAGTGGTCAGTGAAGTATTTAGCGACCGTTTAGTGGATAAAAATGGTTCTAAAGGGATCAACTCAGATGTTATTAACGTTGAAGGGGACCGTGCATTTGTTGTGCGTGTAACAGAGTACAAACCTGAAAGCGTTGAACCTTTTGATAAGGTTAAGTCCGAAATTGAAACTCTGGTTAAGCGCCAAAAAGCGGATGCAGAGTTGAAAGCTACGAGTGATAAACTTCTTGCTGAGTTAAATGCGGGTAAAGGAACAGAAGCTCTAAATGCGGCGGGGGTTAAATTTTCCGATACTCAAACTGTTTCTCGTTTAATGCCACAAACAGCGGTTATTAATGCAACGATGGAAATGCCGCAACCTGCTGATGGTAAACCAAGTTATGCACTTGCGCGTGATGAGTCCGATAACTATGTGCTTATTCAACTAGATAAAGTTACGCTAGGCCAACCGACGGATGATGAGTTAAAGCAACTGACTCGTGAATACCAAGGTGCTATGAGTTCTGCGGTCAATGAAGCTCTGATGCTTAATTTGCGTGAGAATGCAAAAATTGAAGTGCTGAATATTGAGTAATTGCGAGCAGCTTCGCAAGTAAAATTGTAACTTCATGAATAGAAGGCCACCTTTGGGTGGCCTTTCGTATTTTCAGTATTATTGAAAAGTGTTCCGTATTTTTCTATGGCATCGTTGTGTCTCAACATACACAGGAGAACAAATATGTTATGGAATTCAGTCAATAAATGCAGATTAGGTATTGTTCTGCTCCTTTCTTTATTATGCTCATTCTCTTCTTTTTCTTTGGCTAAGAAAATTGAGCGAGAAAAAGCCACAGAGGCTGTCATTCAAGAAAAACAAGTAAGTAATAACTCACCATCAACGAGCCATGGCCAGTCTGACAAAGTGAATATCAACTTAGCGGGTGAAGAAGAACTTGCAGAAAAACTTACTGGTATAGGTAGGCAAAAAGCGAAAGCAATCGTTGAATATAGGCAAAAATATGGTGCTTTTAATTCCATTGAAAATATTTTAGAAGTTCAGGGGATAGGTCCTGCATTTTTAGAAAAGAATAAAGATAAGTTAACTTTGTAACTAAAATCCCCCATACAGAGTATGGGGGTAATATATTAAAGGTTAATAATTAAGCAGAAAACTAAGCTTTTTATAAATAATTTGCGAGCTAAGTCTTATTATTGATAATCATTCAGCACATTTTCCGTACATTTGTTATTTTTATGTTATTAAAAAATAAACTGGTCGGAGTAGTTATGACAACACACATTAAAGTTCATGGTTATCATATAGATATTTTTCAACATGTTAATAATGCACGTTACTTAGAATTCTACGAAGCGGACCGCTGGGAATGGATGAATAAGCGTAATTTCATTAGTTGGGCGATAAAAAACAATTTAACAATGGCTGCGGTGAATATTAATGTAAATTATATCCAAGGCGTCTTGCTTGGTGATGAGCTGACAGTAGTGACTCGAATGGATAAAATCGGTACTAAAAGCGCAGTCTGTTATCAACAAATAATTCGCAATAAAGCAGGGGCTCAAGAGGTAGTTTCTGATGCTTATGTGACATTTGTATTTATCGATAACATAGAGAATAAAGCGATTGTTATTGATGAACAATTGCGTGAGAAACTAGAGTCATTCAAAGTAGGTTCTGAAGACTTTATTCAAAATTAGCCTACCTAGCTTGAATCGTTATGAATAAGCTAATGGCAGGCTATGTGTTTGACTAATTAATTATAACTTTTGCTTTAGTGAGAGCATGATAGCTTCTTTATCACTTAAATATTCATTTAAGCCCTTGCTCCTTAAATGGCAGGCAGCACATTCACCGCAACCATCACCTTGAATACCATTATAACAAGTCAGTGTTTGCTGCCTGATCGTTTCAAGGTGACCATAGCTGTCGGCAAGTGCCCAGGTTTGGGCTTTATTCAGCCACATTAACGGGGTTTCAAAGCGAATATTTTTGGCAAGACCGAGGTCTACTGCATGGTTGAGAGCTTTGACAAACTCATCTCGGCAGTCCGGGTAACCTGAAAAGTCGGTTTCACAAACCCCCGTTATCACTGCTTCTGCCTGTACTTGGTAAGCATAAATTGCAGCTAATGTGAGGAATAAAATGTTACGCCCTGGAACAAAAGTACTAGGCAACGCACTTGACTCACTTTCAGCGAAATCAGGGACTGGTATGTTGTCTCGGGTTAAGCTACTGATTGCCAATTCATTGAGTAATGTGACATCTAATACTTTATGTGCCGCAGCACCTAAAGATACGCTTAATTTCTGTGCGACTTCGATTTCAAAACGGTGGCGCTGGCCGTAATCGAAAGTAACACAGTGAACTTCATCATAGTTTTGCAAAGCTTGAATAAGACAGGTTGTTGAGTCTTGGCCCCCGCTAAAAACCACAACTGCGCGTTTCATAGGTACTCCTTGGTGATATATCATTTTCAATATGTAATAAGAAGAGAGCGAAACATGTTAGCGATACTAGGATGCAATTAATAGTTCTATTTTTATCAAGCGAGTTTGATTGAGGTACTATTTATATGTCAATTTGGTTATTTGTGTAAAAATATTCTATAATCGTGGTGTTTGGTAACATTTTTATTGTTTTTTAATTATTCAATTTTGCATAATATGTTTATGCAGCTAATAAAATAACGACAAAAGTACTTACACCTAGATCAAGAGAGCATTCATGTTAGATAAAATAGACAAAAAACTGCTTTGTTTATTGCAAAATGACAGTAGCCTATCCTTAAATACCCTTGCTGAA includes these proteins:
- a CDS encoding ComEA family DNA-binding protein yields the protein MLWNSVNKCRLGIVLLLSLLCSFSSFSLAKKIEREKATEAVIQEKQVSNNSPSTSHGQSDKVNINLAGEEELAEKLTGIGRQKAKAIVEYRQKYGAFNSIENILEVQGIGPAFLEKNKDKLTL
- the queC gene encoding 7-cyano-7-deazaguanine synthase QueC yields the protein MKRAVVVFSGGQDSTTCLIQALQNYDEVHCVTFDYGQRHRFEIEVAQKLSVSLGAAAHKVLDVTLLNELAISSLTRDNIPVPDFAESESSALPSTFVPGRNILFLTLAAIYAYQVQAEAVITGVCETDFSGYPDCRDEFVKALNHAVDLGLAKNIRFETPLMWLNKAQTWALADSYGHLETIRQQTLTCYNGIQGDGCGECAACHLRSKGLNEYLSDKEAIMLSLKQKL
- a CDS encoding acyl-CoA thioesterase codes for the protein MTTHIKVHGYHIDIFQHVNNARYLEFYEADRWEWMNKRNFISWAIKNNLTMAAVNINVNYIQGVLLGDELTVVTRMDKIGTKSAVCYQQIIRNKAGAQEVVSDAYVTFVFIDNIENKAIVIDEQLREKLESFKVGSEDFIQN